One window of the Choristoneura fumiferana chromosome 18, NRCan_CFum_1, whole genome shotgun sequence genome contains the following:
- the LOC141438006 gene encoding putative serine protease K12H4.7 has product MYFIKLISALIVINFGFSCCFVFFQHRGVLEWKNYLTNKNNDVSDTSEEWIEQPLDHFNTNNETWKMRYYKRLTFWKPNGPIYLLIGGHFEMFSELIERYCLFTCQLANETNGALFLSEHRYYGESMPVDIIDTSSMKYLSSKQALADLAALIKTIKSAAEFKSSKVVVIGGSYAGNLAAWMRLLYPDLVDAAVSSSAPVLAKKDFYEYLEAVSDTYEKYGSADCVNKINDFFKRITELLKTPSGIEKLKKEFGICHHCDMRVIVNQQSFLESIISFMFGNVAAHHTPDDIKNKCRYLLTEKWKQSMQKSVEIFHEQLTSQYSSATSSAAETIFKPKKWTQITPGIWMCYNYSFKDIMHYMRAHRKKWYTVWAYQACTEFGYFDTTNSDKQPYAHNVPLDYYIKQCQAIFGEDFNEKRVDDGVAETNAMYGGITPKVTNVVFTHGDMDPWRRLGVLKDLSDTAVVRITNGTSNSALLYLDSSNPALLKDREYVKQMIKKWIEKS; this is encoded by the coding sequence atgtattttataaaattgattaGTGCACTAATCGTCATCAATTTTGGCTTTTCatgttgttttgtgttttttcaaCACCGTGGCGTACTGGAATGGAAAAattatttaactaataaaaataatgacgtGAGTGACACTTCGGAAGAATGGATTGAACAGCCGCTTGATCACTTTAATACAAATAATGAAACCTGGAAGATGAGATATTACAAGAGACTTACTTTTTGGAAGCCCAACGGACCCATTTACCTGTTGATTGGCGGTCACTTTGAGATGTTTTCTGAGCTCATAGAAAGGTATTGCCTCTTTACGTGTCAGTTAGCGAATGAAACAAATGGAGCTCTTTTTTTATCAGAACATCGTTACTATGGAGAAAGTATGCCCGTTGATATAATAGACACCTCGTCAATGAAGTATTTGAGCTCGAAACAAGCGTTGGCTGACTTGGCTGCgttaattaaaactattaagTCTGCTGCCGAATTTAAATCGTCAAAGGTAGTTGTGATTGGCGGATCATATGCGGGGAATCTCGCTGCTTGGATGAGACTTCTTTACCCTGACCTCGTAGACGCTGCAGTGTCGAGCAGTGCGCCTGTTTTGgcaaaaaaagatttttacgAATATCTTGAGGCGGTTAGTGATACGTATGAAAAATATGGGTCCGCTGATTGTGTTAAcaaaattaatgatttttttaaacgcaTCACGGAATTGTTGAAGACTCCAAGTGGAattgaaaaactaaaaaaagaatTCGGAATTTGTCATCACTGCGATATGAGAGTCATAGTGAATCAACAATCGTTTCTCGAAAGCATAATTTCTTTTATGTTCGGAAATGTTGCTGCACATCATACCCCtgatgatataaaaaataaatgtcgcTACCTTCTTACAGAAAAATGGAAGCAATCAATGCAAAAAAGTGTTGAAATTTTCCATGAACAATTGACTTCCCAATATAGTAGCGCTACAAGTAGTGCAGCTGAAACAATATTTAAACCCAAAAAATGGACACAAATTACACCGGGCATTTGGATGTGTTATAACTATAGCTTTAAAGATATAATGCATTACATGAGGGCacatagaaagaagtggtataCTGTTTGGGCTTACCAGGCATGTACTGAATTTGGTTATTTTGACACCACGAATTCTGATAAACAGCCTTATGCTCACAATGTACCACTTGATTATTACATAAAACAATGTCAAGCCATATTTGGCGAGGATTTCAACGAGAAACGAGTCGACGATGGAGTAGCAGAGACCAATGCAATGTATGGTGGAATTACGCCTAAAGTAACAAATGTGGTGTTCACTCATGGAGACATGGATCCTTGGCGTAGACTAGGAGTACTTAAAGATCTGTCTGACACTGCAGTGGTGAGAATAACAAATGGAACTTCTAACAGTGCACTGTTGTATTTGGACTCTTCCAATCCAGCACTCTTAAAAGATAGAGAGTATGTGAAgcaaatgattaaaaaatggaTAGAAAAATCTTAA